DNA sequence from the Spodoptera frugiperda isolate SF20-4 chromosome 15, AGI-APGP_CSIRO_Sfru_2.0, whole genome shotgun sequence genome:
CAACATTGCCTGTCTCGCTCATTTCGCTtacagctttcgtcggcaatagaACTGATGTTGTGTCTCATGTTtctctaaataatattgaatgattgcaatatgatgtcaTGTTCATGTtcagtgcatcaaacacattatcaaatgtgtagtacctaaaatcaaaaggaacggacgcggcacatttatgtacacagcatatcgacgcggtagtgaaatcatgagtagacaggcAATGTTGTTtaacaagagatcctcgctgattttcaacatgatgataacaaatcgcgtgcaaagtgttgtctagtgcatacgaggttgtaacgtatgatttgagtacactagaagaaatattagtaagttcaaataaattcatcgaaacggagttttgttgaaaaatctttttttgtgtcgaatttaagaaataatttgcaaagtgctataccattttataatccttattaaatgcggcaactttggtgaaatttgccactctagcgccatacataatttattcagtacagtcagttttgtaatttatgaaCAAAATCATGCAACTATCAGGCATAACCATAAGTACTGTGATTAAGATGTTACCTTGTTATTTCGTTTAGGTTTGTGTTTAGGCTTATATAATTCcctttttattgtgtgtttctCTACTTTTGTTGCTGCTAGTGGTGTTGataaaattggattttcttCCACATCAGGAGTATTAGATAACTGAAAAAGGAGAGcatattaatgaatattttattataatgatttcatTCAGTTGATAGTTGGATTACAGTACCTGAGTTGATTTCTCAGAATCTACAATAATTGCTATTTCTGTGGTGGCTAACCCAGATTCTGACATCATCTTTTCAGTTGCTGTTGACTGTGACTGCAatagacaattattataatgtataaataaataaatcatactaTGCGACAATATGAAATCAAACTATACATGCATAcctgttttattgtttcaataaatatgCTATCACTATCAAAAACATTACTGTCAATCACAAACTCATTAGGCAATGACTGAATTAGTTCGAGATCTTCTTGTGGCGGACTTGGTGGTGGAGGTCCTCCACCAGTCATCTGCCTGGCCCGCCGATACTCCGACTCTCTAGTTTTAACTAGGCCTTTTGTATTACGCCACTGGGTGACAATTTGTGTCATATCCCTGGGCTTTTTATTAAGGctattaaaactgaaaaaggttaacatttataaacatgaGTGCTTTCCACTTTGGTAGTAGAGATAatgaaagaaatgaaagaattaaaataaaacaatgctacCTAGACAATATTTCTTGCCAAGCAGCTTTTTTCTTTGCAttggtatttgtagtagtgtctttttttctataatatcaattttctcCATTATAAGTTGTCTTAAAATTCTCTGcaagaaaataacaaagttcAGAGTTAGTACAATTTGGACAGGTATTTTGGTGCAACAAGATAGATACAATACaagtaacaataaatttaatatgacaATAACCTTTTCTTCTTCATCCCAGTTTGAAGATCGGGCCCTTTTCTTAGCGGATTTCAATTCCATTATATCactaacacaacaaaaacaCCACACCgctgtatatttatacaacaccaaaaaatttgaaattaccactcttttgacaatatttgacacaatttagaattttgacgttatgattttttaatttctctttgGATAACAGGAATTTTACCATCACAATGTAGCTTTACGTTTGGTATTGGcagcgtataaaataaaaacgttatttaaccattgcttagttaagtgacgtgtaaacagtgtttataagtaagaaatagttaattgataattaaggagttaatgagttattagttaattagttgcttagctgttgattagtggatttttataagtaaggccgtaAATACTTATAACAGTAGTTTTATAATAGTGATCGTTCAACTGTTTATAGTGCAATAATTATCAGATTGCACGGCTGACGCGGAGGCTaactgtataattttattgggctcatttataaaatgtctttatttttctttttcccgCCCCTATCCCAAGTTACTTAGAATCGGTACAAGAATATGTCTTCCTTTCTTCTTTTCCATTCTCCCCTATCAGACATCAATAGACTTATCATAAACTCTATTAGTCACACGATCTCTATTATAGttttttaaggtttaatttgaTACGACACATTAATGCCATCTAGTTTGTAATGATGACATCAAACATCGACATGTTTTTATCATGTTAGTGAGTTGTTTACGATATTGCAGCATGAGTTTTCATGATAACACTTTATTAGCAATCTAACAATTTCTATACTTATTATCAACAGACAATATGtattcatttaaaacaatatgaaCTCTAAACTGTGTAATAATGACTTAGATTCCTTAAACAACCGTATCTCTACATCTTTGTACTCACGTCATCCTATTGTTTTTCATATAGGTAGcctacttacaataaaatacaattaaagtaaataagtaaagaaataatGCAGGTTGCGTAATCTTATGTTTCTTGTTTCAGTGTTCAATGATGGAGTGACAGTTGAAAATGCGGTGGTTCAAGAAGGGCGAGCCGCCGCGGCTTCTGGCCGTCACGCCAGACGAACCGCGGCCCACGCGTCGGTCAAGAATCGGTAAGCTGACACGACATGTACCTAATTTCCTTTGGGAATTGTATTACAAGTCTCATTAGAGTCTAAATTACCTTTTTTGTGGTAAGTATAGAGCGGCAAACCAGcgggcggatcacctgatagtaagcaatcaacATCGCCCATGTACGCCCAAAACCAGatgagttacaagtgtgttaccggcttttgagattgggaattgggaccttaaaaatattagagTATTTTTGCCTTCTTCAATTTACCTTTTTCGTTAAAAGTCATGCAAAGTTAAAGGAAAATGGCTTTCTTGGAAACTGATAAAGTATTCTAGCTACACAACTTATCAGATTACGATTAATCAGTGTCTAATTGAAATTTCTATGTACTAACAGTCCAAAcgaatgtatttaattaatgttttgtgtttaCAAATTTTGTAAGAAGTACTTAAAGTAGGTTAGAGGCTAACGACCATCGACTTTGACTAAATtcttaaggttatttttattggGGTTTTAGTTTCCAGGTCTTAAATAGTAGCATCTAGGACGGAATCTTAAATTGTAACTGACTCATGTAATCTAATAGTCCCGTTGACTTCCTTAAATTACTTGAACTAATAAAGCAATTACTTACacatatcacactaatattataaatgtgaatgtttgtttggatttttggatatttgttcgtcaatcacgttgaaacaaCTAAACGGAATtagataaaatttggtatacctTCTAtcttaggatactttttatcccacgggaatgcaggcgaagccgctgacagaagctagtttctaAATAACACAGGCACTTAGGGcaacttattattctgtgcttaGGGTACTTCCCTCTTGGGGGAATTACAAGTAAACAAACCAAAACCACATTTACTTATGTTATGGTTAAAAAGTAGGCAATGAGGCAAACAACTTCAAACAAGAATCTTCGCCTTCACGTATTCTTTTCAAACATTACGAAAGAAATGTTTTATGCCTAAGTTTATCGGAAACGCGAAGAAATGCAGTCAAGGTCAGTGACGTTATGTAACATCCGTAGTTATGTTATGTAGTGGTGTTATATCATTGTCAAATGGAAACATTGTTGACATTTTACTACGACATCGAAGCTAGGGaaactggttttattttttaggaGAAATCTTTGTGTTATATTCTAAATGATGGAAATACTTTGATGGATACTTTTTGGCCCTAATACATGTTGTTCAAGAAATTATAGTAGAAGGAAAATGTCGtgtattttctttgctattgcctaacaaagaataaaaaatcgCCTCTTTCGTCGAGTGTGATCTCTTTCAACATAAATTACCTGGATAGAAAGCTTTATActtttttctcattttttaaaAAGCGAGGGTTTTAAggaataagaaaatattacgtGACTAATAAATATAGAGGGGAAAAAAGACAAAAGTTCCTACTAAACTACGACATAATCCAAGTCAATCTTAACTTTAATCTCTTTACGCAATTCAAttgaatcaaatcaaatcattaaaTATAAAGCGTTGCCCACGAAAGCCCATATAGGCCTAAATAAAAGGTGCACAAAGGGTGTTTTAAAAGTGCATAAAACGCACCCACACTGAGAGAGTTGCATCCTACATTGTGTGGGATAATTTTATTGGACTCTTTATGCCCACCCACTGTATCCAAAATCTTTGTCCTACAAATTGTCTTGCTTCCTCTTGACCGAGTGAACgcaatttaaagattttatcaCATTAGGGACCGTAAGCATCTACGTCTAATATCAGTTGCATCACtaagtattttagtttataaatgcAACTCTAGAGGTTAGTAGATAGTCCCTACCTACTAAAaatcatattgttttattttggtttactataaaataataagatacaATAGCGTTTGTTTTAGTAGGTTGTAGCTAAGTAGAGTGACTAACTTCATTCAGTTTTTTGTTCTTCTGCGTTTATtactaataagtacctaccacgCGCACGTGGTTTGAATGCGAAATGTAAACTAATTGATTGGGTACCTAATTTTGGATTAAGCTGCAGGATTAATTTGTAGCCGTTTAATGCACAGACtcgtaaaaaatattcattctgAATAACTTTAATAGGAAAACTAACACAATACTGCAATAGATACCTTGAGTACTACTTACATACAAAGCATTTAAGTACGTGTATACGGATTAAAATAGATTGATGACgccatattgtttatattaccttattacaaacaaaaacatggtTATTCCAACACATACATTTTGTGAATGAACATCATTTTATCCTTTTAGGGATTTCTGAGTATTATTTACCTTGACAAGtcttatttatttccataagcAGATCTATTTACCATGTACGTCATATGTATTCAAAGAACGAGTAGCTACAATAACAAATACAGTAATTAACTCAAAGCTAGTCAAAATTGCACTAACAGGATAAACTGTCAAATATAATGATACTAAATTGCCCaccgaaattaattttaagtacctCTATCCTCCATTAAACTGTCGTTTACGTCTACAGAATGATATCGTAATTAATAAAGGTGGAGTAtatctacaaattattttagttcggtttattaatttgtattcaaATTCACACTACACGCAACCCACCTTTAGAGTACAGCACGATTTGTCATTGTTAAATGAATAGGCTACTCTTTGCGTAATCACGCAAAGGCCTCATGATTATGTAACAGAGAGCAAAGAAACAGAGAAAATAGGAAGTATTTGCTTGACACTTGAATAGATGCGAGAAATGCTAGAATTTCATCCTAATAGGAATGTTGACTTTACCTTAAGGAAACCTTAACTAGGTAATGACGTCATTAGGATGCTGTCGGTAATAACCGGCCAAGTTACCTAGTGATGCAATCAGTGCGTTAATTGACGCGTCTAGTTGTCTCCCTGCCATTTGATATAGGCATTAACTTTGCACTGGAAAGCCAGCTATTTCACCTAAGGGAAAGGGAGTTTAACTTTCCCTAGAGCCTACTCTGTAACATGAATATGTATTGCTAACTCTGTTTACTTGAAAGTTAGAACTACAGATTCCAATATACAAGTTTGAGCCGTGAGGGTCTCGTAGCATGGGTCAGCAAACTTACTTATGGAAAGTCTTCTATTCAAAATAACGT
Encoded proteins:
- the LOC118270863 gene encoding uncharacterized protein LOC118270863 — encoded protein: MTQIVTQWRNTKGLVKTRESEYRRARQMTGGGPPPPSPPQEDLELIQSLPNEFVIDSNVFDSDSIFIETIKQSQSTATEKMMSESGLATTEIAIIVDSEKSTQLSNTPDVEENPILSTPLAATKVEKHTIKRELYKPKHKPKRNNKIADNYEKQLFLLTKKCKENKEKREDELHKKRMAILDLEQKYWEKKLENVK